The sequence ccatatgacccctttaacaacaTGCACCACTGCCATTACAGTGAATGGAGAGGAATGCAACGGTCCtaaaccaaagttatggtacagttcatgtcaggtttaattattgatcgtAAATATTGTATGCCATTTAATTCTGATTTCTGCCAGCGATTTTGGAAATATCTGCCTGTtgtcttgctatgacgtaaacaGCTGCCTGGAGGCGTTATTGCTTTGATGTAAATAGCTTCCCAGAGGCGTAGCAAACATGGCTGCCGAATGGCATGACTTCTGTAAACAGACTGTGGTTAAAACTAtctaaatgaaattattttgaaaagctCCGTAATCACACATACATGGTAAATGAAAATTTaattataaacaaatgaaaaagaatgTTTGTGGAAAGCAGTGTGGTTTTACATGTTTTCTGACTACAGGTTAAAAATGGTGCTCCAGTCAAAACACTGCAGGTTGGTGATGTTAGCACACCGCTGATGTGTCTCGGCCCGTCCAGTCACTTTCAGGAGCGCAGAGCTCTGTGGGCCTCCTGTGGTACGAGGGTCATCTCCCTCACTGTTAAATACGACATCTGCAGAAGCATAAACACCAAACTCAAACAACTCAATCTGTGAGTACTTACTGTACACACTCTGCTTTCAATATAACACAAATGAGCATTAatggtccaatgtgtaatttttggaggatcgattgacagaaatgcaatataatatacataactatgtcttctgAGATGTGTAAAGACCGTATataatgaagctttatgtttttattaccttagaatgagctatttctatctacatacagtacaccgcaggtggtttactggtctgaactaaagaatccgctactttttaccacaacacgtttattgtggttttttagtcttcatttacaagcactacacacattcatgatgagacatgacaacatgctagctatcgacaccggcaaccatatattatctcacagctaccttacggttataaagtgtgaaccggtggtgccccaatgacacagactaataacaaatacgttaaaaagtaaaaaatgtacaaataacacttacaaatccaggagcaggaccgctaggtctccatccgttttgcaacccgtggcctcttgctgctcgcgccactgagtgtaagcccgtccgatattgattcgtgaccggcctcgtgtctGATCACTGTCTcggtttcttttctttgcttccttcgacaaaaccctctttggttttttggctggctctgccatgatgatgttttggttcgtttcgtcttactgttagctctgctgttggctaacttctcccaggctacgagtaaaacgtgacgtatgccgtaaagcaggggataggcggggcttgtaccggcccgaacaccaaagttacaagtgcaatttcagccaataggaggctgcttaggtagcaacggcagtCAAATTCATCCAGTTAAAAGctgacctaccactaaaataattttagagacattattttaaggtcaaaaagtttaTCATTGCCGCTTTAAGGTGCTGATGTTGACATGTTTGTATGTTCAGGCAGCAGGGCTGTATCAGCAGTGACGCTTGTATATTGCGATTAGCGGTGGACAAACATGTGTATGTGAGTAAAACAGGAAGCCAAAGTGTGGAAGTCTGGGACAAGAAGACTGAGAGGATGGTGAACCTCATCGACTGTGCTAAATTACTCAAGtgagcaaacacacaaacgcgcacacacatttaCTGGCTTGCCTACATTGAAACTTCTTGTTTCCTCACAACAGACTAAGTTGCACCAGAAAGGTTCAGAGTGAAGACACGTGCCGAGAAATGCAGTCGTCTTTGGCAACGGTTAAAGGTCTGCTGGTTCAGCACAGTGGTACTCTGTGGATCGGGACTAGATCAGGATTCATTCTGCTGGTGGAGATCACGAACAGTCAGCTGCTGCAGAGCATCAGCCTGAACTGCCACTCCATGCGTTGCATGGATTCTGTACTGCTAGGTACGGACCAATCACGACACACTTCCTCTTTCCAGCAGCCAATGAAGAAAAATGTCCTGAATATGAGGCCATTAAAGCACCATACCTTCTCTCTTCATTGCACTTGTCTTTTTTGCGAGGAACCTAAGTTCATTAAAAGTGTCATAGTTGCGTGCATCTGGTGTCACGAGTAAAATAACTAGATTCTATTCCCTTCTTTATGCTTTACAGAAACACTAAACCGAAAGAATTGTATTCTAGTGTTGGGCAGATGTCAACGCATGCCAAATGACCAAATCAAAACACAATCAGGTAAAGCCATGAcgtttcaattcaattttacacAATATTGTGCTGTGAATCTCTGGTGGGGTTCTGTTCCTTGTCGATTAGATCCGGACATTATTTTATGATATAAAATTTGATCCGAACATTTCTTCTTGCTTTGTGTTTGTGATGGTCACAGGTCAGGATTCGGTGCTGATGGTATGGAGCGGTTCACTTCCTCTGGAGGTCAGAGATCTGAACCGACACTGTGAGCTTCGAGACAATATAACCACTAAAATGAGAGAGACACTCCGTGACTGAACGTCGCATCTGCCTGTGTGTCATTTTCTGTGATATTACCTGAGACAACTGATTTTTTGCTGTTTGACAAAGGGACCTGTGCAAAATGACAGTGAATACAATCAAGGGAAACAATTTTTTGTTACATCTCAAATGTAGCTGTAGATTGATGTGTCTATATTGAAAACTGAAATAATGGTGAACTTTACAAGCCATAATGAAAATGGGAAACACTTCAGTtagtttattgcttttattcaCAATAGTAAAGCCATACAAAACATAGGAGACTGCCATGCTTTAATAAAGCAGATCTGAGATCCCTTTAGACATGCTAACCCCACCATTTTTAGATCTCAGGACAAGTAAAAACGTATTAttgaatttattattattttaacttttGTCATCGTAGTAACTGCTATTTTAGCAGAAATGTTGTCATAGTCAATGTTTGTGAGGGACTGGACGGAGATGACAATTCATTGTTGATTCCAATGCAATCCACTATCTGATAACTTTAAAGTTATACTACAATCACTATGCATAAATATGCATACAAGAAATATAAGCCATGGTGAATAAGCCATTTAAGAAATAACTGTTATATGTTTGAATTATTATTACAAATCTgtcatgttattttttattgtggtgggaatgaaattattatttttgttgtcaGGTGTGTATGCGGTTTttagtaaaatgaaaaaattctGTTTCGTGTATGTTGTGCAGTCGTCGtttctttattattaatttaccattagtgtttaaacattttctgaTATGT comes from Triplophysa rosa unplaced genomic scaffold, Trosa_1v2 scaffold120_ERROPOS529585, whole genome shotgun sequence and encodes:
- the LOC130549458 gene encoding leucine-rich repeat serine/threonine-protein kinase 2-like gives rise to the protein MRDCLRENPQDRPTSTQVFDRLNSAEMLCVLRELTVLGLPGECLAVSGSTGGVNGERDVRVWIGGGSSSQKLGCVTSLDLETGKSFRQEIDSSPVLCLATVRAPGSHHDWLVAGTQSGSLFIIDAQSAEILHSLKSVTDSVTSLYFHSDLQHRGLKSNLLVGTADGTLVVYEDSVLKVKNGAPVKTLQVGDVSTPLMCLGPSSHFQERRALWASCGTRVISLTVKYDICRSINTKLKQLNLQQGCISSDACILRLAVDKHVYVSKTGSQSVEVWDKKTERMVNLIDCAKLLKLSCTRKVQSEDTCREMQSSLATVKGLLVQHSGTLWIGTRSGFILLVEITNSQLLQSISLNCHSMRCMDSVLLETLNRKNCILVLGRCQRMPNDQIKTQSGQDSVLMVWSGSLPLEVRDLNRHCELRDNITTKMRETLRD